From the genome of Leptolyngbya subtilissima AS-A7, one region includes:
- a CDS encoding MFS transporter, producing MRTFTIIWLGQLVSTIGSYMTEFALTLWAWEMTKSATALALVGFFSQLSRIPITLVAGLVVDRFNRKHLMILGDAVAVLSTVGIGLLYLTSHLQIWHLYLATMLNGSFGQIQSLAYQTSISSLVPTSQLTRANSMNSGVHYGATIFGPALAGVLYPLVGLLGIVGIDMVSFGVAIATLLFLQIPQPAPPATVEIETLLTKLTFGFREVWQLPRLRALLLISTLFWFFHDLGGAIYEPMILARSNGSAQVLASTATAAGIGGVAGAIILSVWGGPKQRVGGMLAGFIGAGLSKTVFGLGRAPQVWVPAQSCSSLNFPLLGSSETAIWMTQIAPMQQGRVFAANALVLQVVSAGAALMAGPLADRILYQVRMEEHN from the coding sequence GTGCGTACTTTTACGATCATCTGGTTGGGCCAGCTCGTCTCGACTATTGGCAGCTACATGACCGAGTTTGCCTTGACCCTCTGGGCCTGGGAGATGACGAAATCGGCTACGGCTTTAGCACTTGTGGGATTTTTTTCGCAGCTATCGCGCATCCCGATCACCCTGGTGGCGGGGCTGGTCGTCGATCGCTTTAATCGCAAACACCTGATGATATTGGGAGATGCTGTTGCTGTTCTCTCTACAGTTGGCATTGGCCTACTTTACTTAACGAGCCACCTGCAAATTTGGCATTTGTATCTGGCCACTATGCTGAACGGTAGCTTTGGGCAAATTCAAAGTTTGGCCTATCAGACCTCGATCTCTAGCCTGGTGCCAACCTCTCAACTAACGCGGGCCAACAGCATGAATTCGGGAGTCCACTACGGGGCGACTATCTTTGGTCCGGCCCTAGCTGGGGTGCTCTATCCGCTGGTGGGTCTACTGGGGATTGTAGGAATTGATATGGTGAGTTTTGGGGTGGCGATCGCCACGCTCCTTTTCCTTCAAATTCCTCAGCCTGCGCCCCCAGCCACGGTTGAGATTGAAACCCTGTTGACCAAGCTGACCTTTGGCTTTCGCGAAGTTTGGCAGCTGCCCAGGCTGCGGGCCTTGCTGTTGATCAGCACCCTGTTTTGGTTTTTCCACGATCTAGGTGGCGCCATCTACGAGCCAATGATTTTGGCCCGCTCCAACGGCAGTGCCCAGGTGCTAGCCAGCACTGCAACGGCAGCCGGCATTGGCGGCGTGGCAGGGGCAATCATCCTTAGCGTTTGGGGTGGCCCAAAACAAAGAGTAGGCGGCATGCTGGCCGGATTCATTGGTGCCGGGCTGAGTAAGACGGTGTTTGGGCTGGGGCGAGCGCCCCAAGTCTGGGTTCCGGCACAGTCCTGCTCGTCGCTCAATTTTCCTCTGCTGGGCAGCTCCGAAACCGCCATTTGGATGACTCAGATTGCCCCCATGCAGCAGGGCAGGGTGTTTGCCGCCAATGCCCTGGTACTACAGGTCGTGAGTGCCGGCGCCGCGCTCATGGCTGGCCCCCTGGCCGATCGCATCTTATATCAAGTCCGCATGGAGGAGCATAATTAG
- a CDS encoding iron-siderophore ABC transporter substrate-binding protein: MVRHALGETCVPNQPQRVITLSVPSLGDAIALGGKPIATVVYFDEPPPYLAEHLNSIQILGKEEQPNLEKIVALKPDLIIGIKYATEAIYSQLAQIAPTVADDWEGYPSWRQHVDFVANVLGKTDAAQQVWNRYNQRIQSLKTALEDSQKNPEVSFVHTCCGTIDLDLKNSFNGSILADANLRRPPAQAVPVAGGIVKLSEERLMDIDGDVLFVATDGSEAAQTITELKQNPLWQQLRAVQNDRVYSVNYPTWRGGNPLAADAVIDDLFKYLVEDNQPA, encoded by the coding sequence ATGGTTCGCCATGCTCTGGGAGAAACCTGTGTGCCCAATCAGCCGCAGCGGGTCATTACCCTAAGTGTGCCTAGCCTGGGAGATGCGATCGCTCTGGGGGGCAAACCAATTGCCACCGTCGTCTATTTTGACGAGCCACCGCCTTACCTGGCAGAACATCTAAACTCCATTCAAATATTGGGCAAAGAAGAACAGCCCAACCTTGAAAAAATAGTCGCCCTAAAACCCGATCTCATCATTGGCATTAAATATGCTACCGAAGCCATTTACAGCCAACTAGCGCAAATTGCCCCTACAGTGGCCGATGACTGGGAAGGATATCCCTCTTGGCGACAGCACGTTGACTTTGTCGCCAACGTATTGGGAAAAACAGATGCAGCTCAACAGGTGTGGAACCGTTACAACCAACGCATTCAGTCTTTGAAAACCGCCCTAGAAGATAGCCAGAAAAACCCGGAAGTCTCTTTTGTCCACACCTGCTGCGGCACAATTGACCTAGACTTAAAAAATTCTTTTAACGGCAGCATTCTAGCTGATGCAAACTTACGTCGACCACCGGCTCAAGCTGTACCGGTTGCTGGCGGCATCGTGAAATTGTCTGAAGAACGACTGATGGATATTGACGGCGATGTTCTATTTGTCGCCACCGATGGTTCTGAAGCGGCTCAGACAATTACCGAGCTCAAACAAAATCCGTTATGGCAGCAGCTGCGGGCTGTTCAGAACGATCGAGTCTACTCGGTTAATTATCCGACCTGGAGAGGCGGCAATCCCTTGGCTGCAGATGCAGTAATAGACGACTTATTTAAGTATTTGGTAGAAGACAACCAGCCAGCTTGA